Below is a window of Candidatus Paceibacter sp. DNA.
CGGCACCGTGAATGACAATCAGTGGCGCCACGTTGCCGGCGTTTTTGACCGCGACGGGACGGTTACCATATATATTGACGGTCAGGCGGATAACTCGGCGAGCATATCTTCCGTAGGCAACACAAACAATACCAACAACTTGACCTTGTCCGCCAACTCATCCTTTTTTAATGGAGTCATGGATGACGTCAGGATTTATAACAGGACGTTATCGGGATCGGAGGTCGCGCGATTATATAACCAAAGCTTAAGTAAATTCAACAAAACTCCAACCGGTATTCTTCGAAACGGTCTTGTCGGCCACTGGACATTTGACGGAGCGGACGTCAATTTTGTCACCAACACCGCCAGCGACCGTTCCGGCCAGGGAAACAACGGCACGCTGCTTAAGTTTGACGGGGCGGATGATTACGTGAACATGGGAGATGTCTTAGATGCCGGCAGCGGAAGCATGAGCGTTTCGGTTTGGATTAAATTAAGAAAACTTTCAAACCTAAGCCAGCAAATTATTATAAAGAGGCATTCCGTAAGTCCGTGGTTAAGCTGGGAACTCTAT
It encodes the following:
- a CDS encoding LamG domain-containing protein, encoding MGNVLNMGTGDFTLSAWIKTKNTSFENIIKKRGSGAGYAISVNVNGTVYAKINDGTNNVDLTSVGTVNDNQWRHVAGVFDRDGTVTIYIDGQADNSASISSVGNTNNTNNLTLSANSSFFNGVMDDVRIYNRTLSGSEVARLYNQSLSKFNKTPTGILRNGLVGHWTFDGADVNFVTNTASDRSGQGNNGTLLKFDGADDYVNMGDVLDAGSGSMSVSVWIKLRKLSNLSQQIIIKRHSVSPWLSWELYVSSGDEVVFQIANTSADYFNVGTTPIVKDNWYHIVGVKNGNNLTVYLNGEINQSWNTGPVAGTVQNGNRELGIGSDWVDGTYDFNGIIDDVRVYDRALSQGEVSLLYNAAR